TGCCCGAGGAGGAGGAGCCGCTGCTCGACGCGCTCGCCCGGCTGCATGCCACGGGCGGGCTGTCGCTCGGCGAGGGCTCGCGGTTTCTCGGCACCTTTCGGGCGCACGGGCTCCTCGTGCCCGTCTGGGACCTCCCGACCAGCAGCCGTGCGGACGACGTGGAGGACCCGGCCACCGACTTCCGGGCCCGGCTGGACGACGCGCTCGCCGAGGCGACTCCGCTCACCGACGCCCAGCGGCACGCCAGGGCCGGCCTGACCAACCGGCAGCTCACCCTGCGCTGAGTTCGGCGGCGGGCGCTGACCGGCGCAGGGTTGCCGGGCGTCGGCTACCGGCCTGCCGTCCACAGCCTCGGGCTCGGGGCTCGGACTGTCGGTGGGTCCGTCTACTCCAGATAGACGTGGCCTGTATATCTGCTTGAGTGAAGTAGGCTTGGTGGATGGTCGCGGATCCGGTTCGCGGGGTGGACTATCCGGCGACGTGCCAGCAGCTGCTGGAGTGGTTCCCGGACGACGCGGCCTGCCTTGACTACCTCGCCTCGATCCGGTGGGCGGAGGGTTTCGTCTGCCCGGGGTGTGGTGGGGGCGAGTACTGGCGCACGGGCGCGGGTCTGTGGATGTGCAAGCAGTGTCAGCGGCGCACGTCGGTCACGGCGGGCACGATCTTCCACCGGACCCACACCCCGCTGTCGACGTGGTTCGCGGCGGTCTGGTTCGTGACCTCGCAGAAGAACGGGGTGTCCGCGCTCGGCTTGCAGCGGGTGCTCGGGTTCGGCTCGTATGAGACCGCGTGGGCGTGGCTGCACAAGCTGCGCCGCGCCATGGTCCGCCCGGAACGCGACCGGCTGAGCGGTGTCGTCGAGCTCGACGAGACGATGATCGGCGGCGTCAGCCGCGGCACGATGGGCGGCTTCGGCGACAAGGTCGGCGTCCTGGTGGCCGTGGAGCACAACGACTCTCGCCGGCTGGGGCGGGTCCGGCTCGCCGTCGCGCAGCGCCCCGGCACCGCCGAGCTGCTCGAGTTCGCCACCGAGGTCATCGAACCGGGGTCCCTCGTGCGCACCGACGGCACCCGCGCGCTGCGCCGGCTGACCGGCCTCGGCTACACCCACGAGTACACCACCAGCGATACGACCCAAGACCGGGCCAGCGTGCTTCCCGGGGTGCACCTGGTCGCCTCTTTACTCAAACGCTGGCTCACCGGCACCCTGCACTACCGGGTCGGGGAACAGCACCTGCCCTACTACCTCGACGAGTTCACCTTCCGGTTCAACCGGCGCACCTCGCGAAGCCGCGGACTGCTCTTCTACCGCCTCCTCGAACAAGCCGTGCAGACCGACCCGCACCCCCTGCACACCCTGCTGAAGCCCAACGAAAGCCACATACCGGACTTCACTTAAGCAGACATGCGGGCCATGTGTTCGACTGGTTCGCCGCTCGACGACCTGGCCGGGGTGCTGGACCGGCTCGGGGCACAGCAGGTCGCGGGTCTGGTCGTGCTCGGCGAGGAGCTGGTGCGGCTGCGCGCGTTGGTGGACCGGGCCGAGGCGGAGTTCACCCGGCGGCTGACCGCGTTCGACACCGCGCAGGGCTGGCAGGGCGACGGTGCGGTGTCGGGGCTGGCGTGGGCCCGGGCGGACCTGCGGATGACCGCCGGGGCGGCCCGGGAGCGGCTGTGCACCGGGCATACGCGGCGCGAGCTGCTGCCCGCGGTCGGCGGCGTTCGCCGCCGGTGAGCTGTCCGTCGCCCGCGCCCAGGTGCTGGCCCGTGGGGTGACCGCCACCCGGCAGCGCACGGCGGCCGCGGCTGCGGCGGAACCAGTCCTGCTCGAGGCGGCCCGCCGGCTCGACCCGCGCCAGCTGCGCGCGGTGGTCGAGCATTGGGCCGCCGCGGTCGACCCCGGCGCCGACATCGACGACGTCGGCGCCGTCCAGGCTCGCCGGTACCTGGCCGTGTCCCCCGCCTACGACGGGATGGTCGCCCTCGACGCCTGCTCGGCCCCATCGAGGGCACCGCGCTGATCACCGCCCTGGAGGCAGCCGGGCAGGCGCTGCGCACGACCGGCGACGACCGCACCGCCCCACAGCTGCGCGCGGACGCCCTCACGCACCTGGCCGAGCTGGCCCTGGCCCACGCAACGCTGCCGTCCACCGGCGGGGAACGACCCCAGGTCCGTATCGTCATCGGGCTGTCCGCGGTGCGCGACGCGGTGGGCCATGCCCACCTCGAGCGGCACGGACCGATCAGCGCCTGGACCGGGCTACGGACCCTGTGCGACGCCACCGTCGTGCCCGTCCTGGTCGACGACACCCGACCCGGGCATCCGAACCCCTCGACATCGGCCGGGCCCGCAAAGACCCCACTCCCGTCCAACGCCGCGCCGTGCGCCTACGCGACGGCGGCTGCCGCTTCTGCGGCTGCGACCGACCCGCCGACTGGTGCGAAGTCCACCACCTGCTCCCCTGGTCCCTCGGCGGCCGCACCGACCTGCACACCCTCGCCCTGCTGTGCTCCCGACACCACCACACCATCCACGACCACGGCGACCGCATGACCCGCGGCCCCGACGGCACCCTGCACACCCACCGACCCGACGGAACCGAAATCCCCGACCATGCCCGGGCCCCCTCACCCCTCGCTCAGGCCACCGCGACCTGGACCGAAGCAGCCGCCACCTCCTGAGCTGGGCCAGGGCGAGCCCGCCGGGGGCCGGGCAGCCGGCCGGTCAGCCGCCGTGAACGGCGGCCAGGGCGGCGGCCAGCACTGCCTTGACCGGGCGACCGGTCGCCTCCGCGGCGGCGGCGACGTCCTCGAACTCCGGCTGGGCGTTGACCTCTTCGCCGTGCAGCTCGGCCACCTTGACCCGTACCGGGTGGCCCAGCACCCGGACGGTCACCACGTGCCGCTGCAGCGCCCGCTTGGTGACCTCGTGCTCACGCAGCCCGATGGTGGACGTCTCGGTGAACAGCACCCGGCGCACCGCCTCGGCGGCGGCTGGGTCGACCAGCACGGTCACGGTGTGCGCGGGCCGGCCCTTCTTCATGACGATTGGGGTGATCCAGGCGTCCGCGGCCCCGGCGTCGAGCAGCCGGGTCAGCACCACCGGCCAGATCCGGGGGTCCAGGTCGTCGACGTTCGCGGCCAGCACCAGCTGGGTCGGGCCGTCCGCCCCCTCCTCCGGTGCGCCCATGGGCTCCAGCAGCAGCACGCCCAGCAGGTTCGGCGTCCCGTCCAGCTCCCGCTCGCCGGCGCCGTAGCCTCGCGATCGGATCCGGCCGGGCGGGGTGGGCCCCCAGTGGGTGACCACCGAGGCGAGCAGCGCGGCGCCGGTCGGGGTGCACAGCTCGACGTCCGCGGGCCCGGACCAGACCGGGGCGCCCACTTCGGCGAGCAGCTCGGCGACCGCGGGCGCCGGCACCGGCAGCACGCCGTGGGCGGCCCGCACCGTGCCGCTGCCCAGCGCCACCCCCTGGCAGGCAGCGGTGGTCACGCCGAGCGCGTGCAGCGCCGCGCTGACCCCCACGATGTCGGCAATCGCGTCCAGCGCACCGACCTCGTGGAAGTGGACGTCGTCCGCGGGGATCCGGTGCGCACGGGCCTCGGCCGCGGCCAGCCGGGAGAACACGTCCAGCGCCCGACCGCGCACCTGCTCCGGTAGCGCAGCCGCGGCGAGCAGCCGGCGCACGTCCGCCCAGGTGCGCGCTCTGGCCGCCTCGGCGGCGCGCACGTCCGCCTTGGCGGCGGCCAGCCCCCCGCGCTGAACCGTCCGCACGGTGACCTCGATCGGCTCCACACCCACGGCGTCCAGGGCCGATTGGACGGCGTCCAACGGGGCCCCGGCGTCCAGCAGCGCGCCGAGCAGCATGTCCCCGCTCGCGCCGGAGGGGCACTGGAACCAGGCGAGGGTCATCGCGGCGCCGCCCGTCGGGCCACTCGCGCGGCGAAGACGCCGGCTCCGAACCCGTTGTCGATGTTGACCACCACCACGCCGGGGGCGCACGAGTTGAGCATCGCGAGCAGGGCCGCCAGGCCGTCGAACGAGGCGCCGTACCCCACCGAGGTGGGCACGGCCACCAGCGGCACGCCGGTCAGGCCACCCACGACTGATGGCAGCGCGCCCTCCATCCCGGCCACGACGACCAGGCAGTCGGCGTCGTCGAGGTCCCCGCGGACGGCGAGCAGCCGGTGCAGCCCGGCCACGCCGACATCGTCGACCCGGGTGGTGCCCGCCCCGAACGCGGCCGCGGTGAACGCCGCCTCGGCCGCGACCGGCGCGTCGGAGGTGCCCGCGGCCACCACCCGGACCAGGCCGCTCGGCCGCGGCAGCGGCCCCACCGCGGCACTGCGGGCCACCGGGTCGACGAGCGCGTCGGGGAACCCTTCGACGACCGCCGCGAGCGCGGCGTCGGCGAGCCGGGTGGCCAGCACGGCCCGCTCCGGGTGGGCCGCGCCGAGCGTGCCGAGGAGGTCGACGACCTGCGCCGGGGTCTTGCCGGCGCCGAAGACCACCTCGGGGTCGCCGGTGCGCGCGGCCCGGTCGGTGTCCACCCGGGCGTACCCGAGATCGACGTAGCCCGGTTCGTGGTGCATGGCCCGACCATACGGCGCCCGGGCGGGCAGCCGGTTGGCCCGGCGGTTACCCTCGGCGGTCGAGGCCCGTCCCGCCGGCAGAAAGTCCCGTGACCACCGTGATCCCAACCGCCCGACCGTCCGCCGCCCTCTCCTCGTTCCTGGACGCCGGCACGGCCGACCTGGTGGCCGTCGTGGCGGCCGGCGTCGCCATCGTCGCCCTCGTGGTCGCGGTCGTGGCGCTGGTTCGGCTGTCCCGGATGCGCCGCGCCTACACGCTGCTGCAGGGCGACGACGAGCAGGCCTCCTTTGTCGACGCCGTGGACCGCAAGACCCGCGAGGTCGAGGGGCTGCGGGCACAGGTCGAGGCGCTCACCGGTGACGTCGGCCGGGTGCGGGACGACCTCGCCGACGCGATCCGGCACGTGGCCGTCGTCCGGTACGACGCCTTCGGGGACATGGGCGGGCGGCTGTCGTTCTCAGTGGCCCTACTCGACGACACCGGCGACGGCCTGGTGCTCAGCTCGATCAACGGCCGGTCCGAGACCCGTACCTACGCCAAGGGCGTGAAGCGCGGCGCGTCCGAGGCCCCGCTGTCCCCGGAGGA
The Actinomycetes bacterium genome window above contains:
- a CDS encoding HNH endonuclease signature motif containing protein; the protein is MRLRDGGCRFCGCDRPADWCEVHHLLPWSLGGRTDLHTLALLCSRHHHTIHDHGDRMTRGPDGTLHTHRPDGTEIPDHARAPSPLAQATATWTEAAATS
- the larC gene encoding nickel pincer cofactor biosynthesis protein LarC, encoding MTLAWFQCPSGASGDMLLGALLDAGAPLDAVQSALDAVGVEPIEVTVRTVQRGGLAAAKADVRAAEAARARTWADVRRLLAAAALPEQVRGRALDVFSRLAAAEARAHRIPADDVHFHEVGALDAIADIVGVSAALHALGVTTAACQGVALGSGTVRAAHGVLPVPAPAVAELLAEVGAPVWSGPADVELCTPTGAALLASVVTHWGPTPPGRIRSRGYGAGERELDGTPNLLGVLLLEPMGAPEEGADGPTQLVLAANVDDLDPRIWPVVLTRLLDAGAADAWITPIVMKKGRPAHTVTVLVDPAAAEAVRRVLFTETSTIGLREHEVTKRALQRHVVTVRVLGHPVRVKVAELHGEEVNAQPEFEDVAAAAEATGRPVKAVLAAALAAVHGG
- the larB gene encoding nickel pincer cofactor biosynthesis protein LarB, translating into MHHEPGYVDLGYARVDTDRAARTGDPEVVFGAGKTPAQVVDLLGTLGAAHPERAVLATRLADAALAAVVEGFPDALVDPVARSAAVGPLPRPSGLVRVVAAGTSDAPVAAEAAFTAAAFGAGTTRVDDVGVAGLHRLLAVRGDLDDADCLVVVAGMEGALPSVVGGLTGVPLVAVPTSVGYGASFDGLAALLAMLNSCAPGVVVVNIDNGFGAGVFAARVARRAAPR
- a CDS encoding DUF222 domain-containing protein; the encoded protein is MTATRQRTAAAAAAEPVLLEAARRLDPRQLRAVVEHWAAAVDPGADIDDVGAVQARRYLAVSPAYDGMVALDACSAPSRAPR
- a CDS encoding IS1595 family transposase, whose protein sequence is MVADPVRGVDYPATCQQLLEWFPDDAACLDYLASIRWAEGFVCPGCGGGEYWRTGAGLWMCKQCQRRTSVTAGTIFHRTHTPLSTWFAAVWFVTSQKNGVSALGLQRVLGFGSYETAWAWLHKLRRAMVRPERDRLSGVVELDETMIGGVSRGTMGGFGDKVGVLVAVEHNDSRRLGRVRLAVAQRPGTAELLEFATEVIEPGSLVRTDGTRALRRLTGLGYTHEYTTSDTTQDRASVLPGVHLVASLLKRWLTGTLHYRVGEQHLPYYLDEFTFRFNRRTSRSRGLLFYRLLEQAVQTDPHPLHTLLKPNESHIPDFT
- a CDS encoding DUF4446 family protein → MTTVIPTARPSAALSSFLDAGTADLVAVVAAGVAIVALVVAVVALVRLSRMRRAYTLLQGDDEQASFVDAVDRKTREVEGLRAQVEALTGDVGRVRDDLADAIRHVAVVRYDAFGDMGGRLSFSVALLDDTGDGLVLSSINGRSETRTYAKGVKRGASEAPLSPEEEQVIGYALRRAAVSPQPPRTGRTAS